The following are encoded together in the Bacteroidales bacterium MB20-C3-3 genome:
- a CDS encoding HD domain-containing protein produces MNFLKNKIFKTVSEEAALSGVRAFVIGGFVRDSLLGRDSKDIDIVVEGSGIELAEKVAKRLNVNVTIFKSFGTAMLRSGSKEVEFVGARKESYRADSRKPIVEDGTLEEDQKRRDFTINALAFSLQKEDFGNLIDPFTGVKDLQNGLIRTPLDPDQTYSDDPLRMIRAIRFASQLSFHIVEESLSSIKRNRDRISILSKERIAEELNKILLSPKPSVGFYLLDQTGLLELILPQVVKLKGAESVEGNGHKENFSHTLQVLDNLSEKSDDLWLRWSALLHDIAKPATKNYEPGVGWTFHGHDFLGGKMIPGIFKQLKLPLNEKMKYVQKMVQLHLRPIALVQEEVTDSAVRRLLFDAGDDIEDLMTLCEADITSKNDRIVKKHRSNFEMVRRKLVEVEEKDAVRNFQNPVTGELIMEIYGISPGKEIGIIKEFIKNAILDGKIGNNIDEAKALMEDKASELGLSKRS; encoded by the coding sequence ATGAACTTTCTTAAGAATAAAATATTTAAAACGGTAAGTGAGGAGGCCGCGCTGAGTGGAGTGAGAGCCTTTGTTATTGGTGGTTTTGTAAGGGATTCACTACTGGGAAGGGATAGTAAAGATATCGATATTGTGGTTGAGGGAAGTGGGATTGAACTAGCAGAAAAAGTTGCAAAACGGCTGAATGTGAATGTAACAATATTTAAGAGTTTTGGCACTGCTATGCTTAGAAGCGGTAGTAAAGAAGTTGAGTTTGTTGGTGCAAGAAAGGAGTCATACAGAGCTGATTCAAGAAAACCGATTGTTGAAGATGGCACCCTGGAGGAGGATCAGAAAAGGCGTGATTTTACTATCAATGCACTGGCATTTAGCCTACAAAAAGAGGACTTCGGGAATTTAATTGACCCCTTCACGGGAGTAAAAGATCTTCAAAATGGATTAATAAGAACCCCCCTTGATCCTGATCAGACATACTCGGATGACCCCCTGAGAATGATTCGTGCAATCAGATTCGCATCACAATTATCATTTCATATAGTAGAGGAGTCTCTCTCTTCTATTAAAAGGAACAGAGATAGAATAAGCATTCTTTCTAAAGAGAGGATAGCAGAGGAGCTGAATAAAATACTCCTTTCGCCAAAACCATCCGTAGGCTTTTACCTGCTTGACCAGACAGGGCTGCTTGAACTCATACTGCCTCAAGTTGTCAAGTTAAAGGGGGCAGAGTCTGTCGAGGGCAATGGTCATAAGGAGAACTTTTCCCACACATTACAAGTTCTGGATAATCTCTCTGAAAAGAGCGATGACTTATGGCTTCGGTGGAGCGCTCTTCTCCACGATATAGCAAAGCCGGCCACCAAAAATTATGAGCCAGGTGTAGGATGGACTTTTCATGGTCACGATTTTCTGGGAGGGAAGATGATTCCGGGAATATTCAAGCAGCTAAAGCTACCTCTTAACGAAAAGATGAAGTATGTTCAAAAGATGGTTCAGTTACATTTAAGGCCAATAGCTCTTGTTCAGGAGGAGGTCACAGATTCTGCTGTAAGAAGGCTCCTTTTTGACGCCGGTGATGATATTGAAGATCTTATGACACTTTGCGAGGCCGATATTACATCTAAAAATGACAGGATTGTAAAGAAGCACCGATCCAATTTTGAGATGGTCAGAAGAAAACTTGTTGAGGTTGAAGAGAAGGATGCTGTCAGAAATTTCCAGAATCCTGTAACGGGTGAATTGATAATGGAGATATACGGAATATCCCCTGGCAAAGAGATTGGAATTATTAAGGAGTTTATAAAAAATGCCATTCTTGATGGCAAAATCGGCAATAATATAGATGAGGCCAAAGCTCTGATGGAGGATAAGGCATCAGAACTTGGCCTCTCTAAGAGGAGCTAA
- a CDS encoding type I restriction enzyme HsdR N-terminal domain-containing protein — protein sequence MGKFYIFVPVSSNLIMRATFFDPVRKKRVVLTPEEDVRQQLIRMLSEHKGYPVSLMSCEFSISLNGNKYRGDLVIHGRDGTPLLLAECKAPSVKIGKDVFDQILTYNSSLGVKHILLTNGPETYFASLNEASGKYEYKTEIPCYNELS from the coding sequence ATGGGCAAATTTTATATCTTTGTCCCGGTAAGCAGCAACCTGATAATGAGAGCAACATTTTTTGATCCGGTAAGAAAAAAGAGAGTAGTTCTTACTCCGGAAGAGGATGTAAGACAGCAGTTAATCCGGATGTTATCAGAGCATAAAGGATACCCGGTATCACTTATGAGTTGTGAGTTTTCTATCTCTCTTAATGGTAATAAATACAGGGGTGACCTTGTAATACACGGAAGAGACGGAACCCCTTTACTGCTGGCAGAGTGTAAAGCTCCCTCAGTAAAGATTGGCAAGGATGTTTTTGATCAGATTCTGACCTACAATTCATCTTTGGGAGTAAAGCACATACTGCTTACTAACGGCCCGGAGACATATTTTGCTTCTTTGAATGAAGCTTCCGGCAAATATGAATATAAAACGGAGATCCCCTGTTACAATGAACTTTCTTAA
- the folE gene encoding GTP cyclohydrolase I FolE: MAYTKIEQYDEEVTQELAALYKGVLAKIGEDPDREGLEKTPVRVARSIQFLTQGYEMDPAAILNSAKFKEEYQQIVIVKDIEMYSLCEHHMLPFYGKAHVAYIPNGYITGLSKLARVVDAFARRLQVQERLTVQIRDCIQQTLNPLGVAVVIEASHMCMQIRGVQKQNSVTTTSAFTGAFLKDIRTREEFMHLIGVKLH, from the coding sequence ATGGCATATACAAAGATAGAGCAGTATGATGAGGAGGTAACTCAAGAGCTGGCAGCACTCTATAAAGGAGTACTTGCTAAAATTGGTGAGGACCCTGACAGGGAGGGGCTTGAGAAGACCCCCGTTAGGGTTGCCAGGTCTATTCAGTTTCTGACACAGGGATATGAGATGGATCCTGCAGCTATTCTTAATTCGGCAAAATTCAAGGAGGAGTATCAGCAGATTGTAATAGTTAAGGATATTGAGATGTACTCACTGTGCGAACACCATATGTTGCCTTTTTACGGTAAGGCTCATGTAGCTTACATTCCAAATGGATATATAACCGGACTTAGTAAACTCGCAAGGGTCGTTGATGCATTTGCAAGACGATTACAGGTTCAGGAGAGGCTTACTGTTCAGATAAGGGATTGTATTCAGCAAACACTGAATCCGCTGGGAGTTGCAGTTGTAATAGAGGCATCCCACATGTGTATGCAGATAAGAGGTGTCCAGAAACAGAACTCTGTAACAACAACTTCTGCCTTTACAGGTGCCTTTTTAAAAGATATAAGAACAAGAGAGGAGTTTATGCACCTGATTGGGGTAAAACTACATTAG
- a CDS encoding outer membrane beta-barrel protein encodes MRKNIFKLTIFVAALLMTTITTAQNAAVLSGVILDKKSGEPVIGATIFIESLKKGASTDLEGKYSIEGIPSGTYSARIDCISYLSVIIEEIKISSGINNLDVMLEENATLLQEAVVTSAKRMNSDIAIVQATRSAGVVMSGISGRQISKSQDRSAAEVVKRIPGVSILNDRYIIVRGLSGRYNNVWINNSAVPSTDADTRSFSFDLLPSSQLESIMIVKSPSAEIPSDFSGGFVKILTKSMPDVNDLSISYGMNFNTATQFNDHLFNGSAPTKRPLFGESMDNNDPEQVTHITKNGFKNNWRVKSHQPFPDQRLNLMMNRNWAFGSDLSLGMVAAVNYSHGYQTYEDMLNARFGVYNSVSDKSEYIYNYVDNQYSIDDKLGVMLNLTLLDKETKIEFRNILNRLDKTRYTTREGWQNISAMYIQEKQEYFNSSRTTYTGQFLGSGKLGRGEYDWNVSYSFAGMEQPDRRIINREENNIYGDEFFGHMAIDQNEITRDFSELDEHIFAGAANYTIPVFRSLPSPAELKTGIYAEYKTRNYSNRQFFYRFNNYGLPSDFVYRDVVEKILQDENYSYDKLYIFEDTDNRNSYIGSNGIGAAYLSFKLPAGRFNFLAGLRYEKGLMKLTLYDKIYEFSTYDKKYNHGDLFPSLNISYNIDRKNLVRVAYGSSVNRQEFREVSPSVYYDFNLFSDVKGNPDLKQAKIHNADIRFEHYPSDDEYITLALFYKYFKNPIEWTYLDAGGSYTYTFENALSAKNYGVEIDVKKRLDFIGLKNFVFGINAALISSIVDFDQEYSLEKDRAMQGQSPYIVNSTLYYDNSNIGLSLGLLYNRIGRRIVGIGRVDTGSGASINNDVPDTYELPRDVVDLVATKSIGRNIEVKLSLRDLLNQPVIFEQYPRYIDGNGVIQNRRQVAKSFNPGAGIFLGVLCKF; translated from the coding sequence GTGAGAAAAAACATCTTTAAACTTACAATTTTTGTTGCAGCACTTTTGATGACAACAATAACAACTGCTCAGAATGCAGCTGTTCTTTCAGGAGTAATTCTTGATAAAAAAAGCGGAGAACCTGTGATAGGGGCAACAATATTTATTGAATCCCTTAAGAAGGGAGCATCAACTGATTTAGAAGGTAAATATTCAATTGAGGGAATTCCTTCCGGGACTTACAGTGCAAGGATTGACTGTATCTCATATTTGAGTGTAATTATTGAAGAGATAAAGATCTCTTCAGGAATTAATAATTTGGATGTAATGCTTGAGGAGAATGCTACACTTCTGCAGGAGGCTGTTGTTACATCGGCAAAAAGGATGAATTCTGATATTGCAATTGTCCAGGCAACAAGAAGTGCCGGTGTTGTAATGAGTGGGATATCCGGCAGACAGATATCTAAATCTCAGGACAGGAGTGCAGCAGAGGTTGTAAAGAGGATTCCCGGAGTCTCAATTCTGAATGACCGGTATATTATTGTCAGGGGATTGTCAGGCCGATACAATAATGTATGGATTAACAACTCGGCAGTGCCAAGCACAGATGCCGATACTCGCTCTTTCTCCTTTGACCTGCTTCCCAGTTCTCAGCTGGAGAGTATCATGATTGTTAAATCTCCATCTGCAGAGATTCCCTCTGATTTTTCCGGGGGATTTGTAAAGATTCTTACCAAGAGTATGCCTGATGTCAACGACTTATCAATCTCTTATGGTATGAATTTTAATACTGCAACACAGTTTAACGACCATCTCTTCAATGGATCTGCACCAACGAAGAGACCCCTTTTTGGAGAGAGTATGGATAATAACGATCCAGAACAAGTTACTCATATCACTAAAAATGGGTTTAAAAATAATTGGAGAGTAAAGAGCCATCAGCCCTTTCCAGATCAGAGACTTAATCTGATGATGAACAGAAACTGGGCTTTTGGCAGTGATCTTTCATTGGGAATGGTTGCAGCTGTAAACTACTCTCACGGATATCAGACATATGAAGATATGCTTAATGCCAGATTTGGAGTTTATAACTCTGTAAGTGATAAATCTGAGTACATATATAATTATGTAGACAATCAATACAGTATAGATGATAAGCTTGGTGTGATGCTTAATCTTACACTGCTTGACAAAGAGACAAAGATTGAGTTCAGAAACATCTTAAACAGATTGGACAAGACGAGATACACAACCAGGGAGGGGTGGCAAAATATAAGTGCAATGTATATTCAGGAGAAGCAGGAGTACTTTAACTCATCCAGAACAACATATACAGGACAGTTTTTGGGCTCAGGAAAGTTGGGAAGGGGAGAATATGACTGGAATGTAAGTTATTCATTTGCCGGTATGGAACAGCCGGACAGAAGAATCATTAACCGTGAGGAGAATAATATTTACGGAGATGAGTTCTTTGGCCATATGGCAATTGATCAGAATGAGATTACCAGAGATTTCTCAGAACTTGACGAACATATTTTTGCAGGAGCAGCAAACTACACTATTCCGGTTTTCAGATCGCTACCATCACCGGCAGAGCTTAAAACCGGGATCTACGCAGAATATAAGACCCGGAATTATTCAAACAGGCAGTTCTTTTACAGATTTAACAACTATGGCCTTCCAAGTGATTTTGTATACAGAGATGTGGTTGAGAAGATACTTCAGGATGAGAATTACTCCTATGATAAACTTTATATTTTTGAAGATACAGATAACAGAAACAGCTATATAGGAAGCAACGGGATAGGTGCTGCTTACCTCTCGTTTAAACTACCTGCGGGCAGGTTTAATTTTCTTGCCGGTCTAAGGTATGAAAAGGGTTTAATGAAGCTTACTCTCTATGATAAGATTTACGAATTTAGTACTTATGATAAGAAATATAATCATGGAGATCTTTTCCCTTCTCTTAATATTTCCTATAATATTGACAGAAAAAACCTTGTGCGAGTTGCTTACGGGTCATCAGTTAACAGACAGGAGTTCAGAGAGGTATCTCCATCAGTCTATTATGATTTTAATCTGTTTTCTGATGTTAAGGGTAATCCTGATCTAAAACAGGCAAAGATTCACAATGCTGATATCAGGTTTGAGCACTACCCCTCAGACGATGAGTATATAACACTGGCATTATTCTATAAATATTTCAAAAACCCGATAGAGTGGACATATCTTGATGCCGGGGGCTCGTACACTTACACCTTTGAAAATGCACTCTCTGCAAAAAATTATGGTGTAGAGATAGATGTAAAAAAGAGGCTTGATTTTATTGGTCTCAAGAACTTTGTCTTTGGAATTAATGCTGCTCTCATATCAAGTATAGTAGATTTTGACCAGGAGTACTCACTTGAAAAGGACAGGGCTATGCAGGGTCAGTCGCCATATATAGTAAACTCAACACTCTACTACGACAATTCAAATATTGGTTTAAGCCTGGGTCTGCTCTACAACAGAATAGGAAGGAGGATTGTAGGTATTGGAAGAGTAGATACCGGATCAGGTGCAAGCATAAATAATGATGTGCCGGATACATATGAGTTACCAAGAGATGTTGTTGACCTTGTTGCAACAAAAAGCATTGGGAGAAATATTGAGGTAAAATTAAGTCTGAGAGATCTGCTTAATCAACCTGTGATCTTTGAACAATATCCAAGATACATTGATGGCAACGGTGTGATTCAGAACAGAAGACAGGTTGCAAAAAGCTTTAATCCGGGAGCAGGAATATTCCTTGGAGTACTATGTAAATTCTAA
- the rsmI gene encoding 16S rRNA (cytidine(1402)-2'-O)-methyltransferase yields the protein MPKLYIVPTPIGNLEDMTFRAVRVLQEADLILAEDTRTSSVLLKRYSITTRMESHHKFNEHKTISSVADRIEGGLTIALISDAGTPGISDPGFLLSRICKERGIDVETLPGPTAFVPALVNSAMPMDRFCFEGFLPLKKGRQTRLKELSEESRTMIFYESPYRLVKTLTQLGEYLGSERMASVSRELTKIHEENRRGTLEELAKWYTVKEPKGEIVLVVEGLK from the coding sequence ATGCCTAAACTTTATATAGTACCAACTCCTATTGGAAATCTTGAAGATATGACCTTCAGGGCCGTGAGGGTTTTGCAGGAGGCAGATCTTATACTTGCGGAGGATACAAGGACAAGCTCTGTACTCTTAAAAAGATACTCTATTACAACAAGAATGGAGTCCCATCATAAGTTCAATGAACATAAAACCATATCGTCAGTAGCTGACAGAATAGAAGGGGGGCTCACTATTGCTCTTATTTCAGATGCAGGTACACCAGGTATTTCTGATCCCGGATTTCTGTTGTCTAGAATATGCAAAGAGAGAGGTATTGATGTCGAGACTCTTCCCGGACCTACAGCGTTTGTGCCGGCACTTGTAAACTCAGCAATGCCTATGGATCGATTCTGTTTTGAGGGTTTTCTTCCACTGAAGAAGGGAAGACAGACAAGGCTAAAGGAGCTTTCTGAGGAGAGCAGGACTATGATTTTTTATGAATCACCATACAGATTGGTAAAGACACTCACTCAACTTGGAGAGTATCTTGGGTCAGAGAGAATGGCTTCAGTGTCACGAGAACTTACAAAAATTCACGAAGAGAACAGAAGGGGGACTCTGGAGGAGCTTGCGAAGTGGTATACTGTTAAAGAGCCAAAGGGTGAAATTGTTTTGGTGGTTGAGGGATTAAAGTGA
- a CDS encoding response regulator transcription factor: MEKKRILVVDDEEDLCEILRYNLTSAGYLTDVAYSAEDAFALLKTGYDLLLLDIMMGGISGIKLAELIRNEYKNDVPIIFITARDSVEDKLKGFGAGADDYIPKPFSVKEVLARVHAVLLRSKEKKGETTPSSSFADTSVEKTEIIHRGDMVINLQTKGVEISGKVVKLTKKEFEILSRLALNPGKIFSRGDILDAVWNNESYVLDRTVDVHIARLRKKLGEMGSAIVNRSGYGYCFEL; encoded by the coding sequence ATGGAAAAAAAGAGAATCCTTGTAGTTGATGATGAAGAGGATCTTTGCGAGATTCTCAGGTATAATCTTACATCTGCCGGTTATTTAACCGATGTTGCTTATTCTGCAGAGGATGCATTCGCTCTGCTCAAAACAGGATACGACCTCCTCCTTCTTGATATTATGATGGGAGGAATCTCCGGAATTAAGTTGGCGGAACTTATAAGGAATGAGTACAAAAATGATGTCCCAATCATTTTTATCACGGCCAGGGATAGCGTAGAGGATAAACTAAAGGGATTTGGTGCAGGTGCAGATGACTATATCCCTAAACCATTCTCTGTTAAAGAAGTATTGGCAAGAGTGCACGCTGTACTGTTAAGAAGCAAGGAAAAAAAGGGAGAGACAACTCCTTCATCTTCTTTTGCAGATACATCTGTTGAAAAAACTGAGATTATACACAGAGGTGATATGGTAATTAATCTGCAGACAAAAGGTGTGGAGATCTCAGGAAAAGTAGTTAAACTTACTAAAAAGGAGTTTGAAATTCTCTCCAGATTAGCCCTTAATCCAGGTAAGATATTCTCAAGGGGGGATATTCTTGATGCCGTATGGAACAATGAATCTTATGTCCTTGACAGAACTGTTGATGTTCATATAGCGAGACTAAGGAAAAAACTGGGAGAGATGGGATCCGCAATAGTAAACAGATCCGGATATGGTTATTGTTTTGAATTGTAA
- the alr gene encoding alanine racemase, producing MHHSTLRISRTNLLHNYNYYHSKLSESTKLLILVKANAYGHGDVEIARLVEEFGADYLGVAFPCEGIKLKKAGIKLPIIILTPGTGGFEEIIEHGLEPSLASFETASEFVEAVKKSGKTNYPVHIKIDTGMSRVGFTSLQIPLLTDFLKGTNTISVKSVFSHLSSAEYIIHDTFTFNQIDEFSSAYKLISEGIGYKPIKHILNSSGILRYPQYQFDMVRLGIGLYGSSYVDGSSYLMPAAELKAPVINVSKIHNRSVGYGRYGRIGDQEREIATIPLGYADGINRHLGRGNISFSINGHMAPTIGNICMDMFMMDVTGCNVKVGDIVTIFGENPSAISLANSLDTITYEIFTSVSSRVKREVCD from the coding sequence ATGCATCATTCTACCCTCAGAATTAGCAGAACAAACCTGCTTCACAACTACAACTACTATCATTCAAAACTCTCAGAATCAACTAAATTACTAATCCTTGTCAAAGCAAATGCTTACGGACACGGCGATGTTGAAATTGCACGGCTTGTCGAGGAATTTGGAGCCGATTATTTGGGCGTAGCCTTCCCTTGTGAGGGTATAAAACTTAAAAAAGCAGGAATTAAGTTACCAATTATAATCCTAACACCCGGAACAGGTGGTTTTGAAGAGATAATAGAGCATGGCCTTGAACCTAGCTTAGCCTCATTTGAAACGGCTTCTGAGTTTGTTGAGGCAGTTAAAAAGTCAGGAAAAACCAACTATCCTGTTCATATAAAGATAGATACCGGGATGAGCAGGGTTGGATTCACCTCTTTGCAAATTCCTTTGCTTACAGATTTCCTTAAAGGGACAAACACAATTTCTGTTAAATCTGTATTCTCACACCTCTCTTCTGCCGAGTATATAATCCATGATACATTTACCTTTAATCAGATTGACGAGTTCTCATCAGCTTACAAATTGATTTCAGAAGGAATCGGATACAAACCAATTAAACATATCCTTAATTCCTCCGGTATACTAAGGTATCCTCAATACCAGTTTGATATGGTCAGACTGGGAATCGGTCTTTATGGCTCCTCTTATGTGGATGGAAGCAGCTACCTTATGCCGGCAGCAGAACTAAAGGCTCCGGTAATCAATGTAAGCAAAATTCACAATAGGAGCGTTGGTTATGGCAGATATGGCCGGATAGGTGATCAGGAGAGAGAGATAGCCACAATACCTCTGGGATATGCAGACGGGATAAACAGACACCTTGGAAGAGGAAACATATCATTCAGTATAAATGGACATATGGCCCCTACTATTGGAAATATATGTATGGATATGTTTATGATGGATGTAACCGGATGTAATGTAAAAGTAGGCGATATAGTAACTATATTTGGAGAGAACCCATCTGCCATTTCTCTGGCAAACTCTCTGGATACAATTACCTATGAAATCTTTACATCTGTATCTTCAAGGGTTAAGAGAGAAGTTTGCGATTAA
- a CDS encoding thymidine kinase translates to MFLESAKKAGWIEVVCGSMFSGKTEELIRRLKRAKFANQRVEIFKPMIDVRYSESEVVSHDSNAIRSTPVDSPASILLYSADVEVVGIDEAQFFDNSIVEVCQQLASNGVRVIIAGLDMDYLGNPFGPMPSLMAVAEYVTKVHAICVRCGNLAHHSHRTKKSDKLVVLGEKDTYEPICRHCFNAIAKG, encoded by the coding sequence ATGTTTTTAGAAAGTGCAAAAAAAGCGGGCTGGATAGAGGTAGTCTGTGGCTCTATGTTCAGTGGTAAAACCGAGGAGCTTATAAGGCGTCTTAAGAGGGCCAAATTCGCAAATCAGAGGGTTGAAATTTTCAAACCCATGATTGATGTACGCTATTCAGAATCTGAAGTTGTATCGCACGATTCTAATGCAATAAGATCTACTCCTGTTGATTCTCCTGCCAGCATTTTGCTTTATTCGGCAGATGTTGAGGTAGTAGGAATTGATGAGGCGCAGTTTTTTGATAACTCAATAGTTGAGGTGTGCCAGCAATTGGCATCAAACGGAGTAAGGGTAATCATTGCCGGGCTTGATATGGATTATCTTGGCAACCCTTTTGGGCCGATGCCTTCATTAATGGCAGTAGCTGAGTATGTAACCAAAGTTCACGCTATCTGCGTAAGGTGTGGGAATCTGGCTCACCATTCACACAGGACAAAAAAAAGCGACAAATTGGTTGTACTTGGTGAAAAAGACACCTACGAACCAATTTGTCGCCACTGCTTCAATGCAATAGCTAAAGGCTAG
- a CDS encoding HAMP domain-containing sensor histidine kinase — MKNKLAYRYRVVAYFTLLLLSVTLAFALIYTHRERVFKIELLKNEMVPYQRFIHSHLSKSLASGKGISESMAEIESAIPQKIRVTILSEDSWVLYDNFSEYENITKSHLDRPELIDATSHGSGSAVRYSNTLKAQYLYHATKYPDIYIRTALEYNESVLPFVIRENRYMAIIIIVLLISVAAIIFMARRINKPVAALKEFMEAIQNGELESKEIIFPNDDLGDVGEKIMKAFTQMEENKKYKQELTHNVAHELKTPVTGIRGYLETMINQENMDPDQRRFFLERAYAQTLRLASIINDISILNKMEESPRAFHTEIVNIKRCVEEIKSDLSFKLDERGIKMEITIPEELQIKGSYMLIYSLFKNLTDNSLEHAGENVSIIIECSQIAGKDAFFRYSDNGKGVPDHQIEKIFERFYRVEKGRSRRSGGSGLGLSIVKNAVKMHNGEIKAENLPGGGLLFSFSLSNVVLPQSGA, encoded by the coding sequence ATGAAGAATAAACTTGCATACAGATATAGAGTAGTTGCATATTTCACATTGCTGCTTCTTTCTGTAACTCTTGCATTTGCACTAATCTACACCCACAGGGAGAGGGTTTTCAAAATTGAACTGTTAAAAAATGAGATGGTTCCTTATCAGAGGTTTATCCACTCTCATTTATCAAAAAGTTTAGCCTCCGGAAAAGGTATTTCTGAATCAATGGCTGAAATTGAGTCAGCCATTCCACAAAAAATAAGAGTAACTATTCTTTCAGAAGATTCATGGGTACTTTATGATAACTTCTCTGAATACGAGAATATTACAAAGAGCCATCTTGACAGGCCGGAGCTTATTGATGCAACCTCTCACGGGAGCGGCTCTGCTGTTAGATACTCAAATACACTAAAGGCTCAGTATCTCTACCATGCCACAAAATATCCGGACATCTATATAAGAACTGCCCTTGAGTATAATGAGTCTGTCCTTCCTTTCGTTATCAGGGAGAACAGATATATGGCCATAATTATAATTGTGCTGCTTATTTCAGTGGCAGCAATAATTTTCATGGCAAGAAGAATCAACAAACCGGTTGCTGCACTCAAGGAGTTTATGGAGGCAATTCAGAATGGTGAGCTTGAAAGTAAAGAGATTATTTTTCCCAATGATGATCTTGGAGATGTAGGTGAAAAGATAATGAAGGCCTTCACCCAAATGGAGGAGAATAAAAAATATAAACAGGAGCTCACTCATAATGTTGCACACGAGTTAAAAACTCCTGTAACAGGTATCAGAGGCTATCTTGAAACAATGATCAATCAGGAGAATATGGATCCTGACCAGAGGCGATTCTTTCTTGAGAGAGCTTACGCTCAGACACTGAGACTGGCATCAATAATTAATGATATCTCTATCCTCAATAAAATGGAGGAGTCACCCAGGGCCTTTCACACAGAGATTGTGAATATAAAACGATGTGTTGAAGAGATAAAGAGTGATCTCTCCTTTAAACTTGATGAGAGAGGAATTAAGATGGAGATTACAATTCCGGAAGAGCTTCAGATTAAAGGTAGTTATATGCTAATCTACTCTCTGTTTAAAAATTTAACGGACAATTCGCTTGAGCATGCCGGGGAAAATGTATCCATTATAATAGAGTGTTCACAAATAGCCGGGAAAGATGCATTTTTCAGGTATAGTGACAACGGAAAGGGAGTTCCTGACCATCAAATCGAAAAGATATTCGAAAGGTTTTACCGGGTTGAAAAAGGGAGAAGCAGAAGAAGCGGTGGCTCCGGGCTTGGTCTCTCTATAGTTAAGAATGCTGTTAAAATGCATAATGGGGAGATAAAAGCAGAAAACCTCCCGGGGGGAGGTCTTCTCTTCAGCTTTTCACTCTCTAATGTAGTTTTACCCCAATCAGGTGCATAA
- the holA gene encoding DNA polymerase III subunit delta — MAKSSAQSVSDSFSKILSEIKAGKFRYFYVLSGDEPYYGDIISKEIMDRALTPEEQGFNQLLLYGNDTDSRQVAEAARRYPMMAQRQLVVVREAQLLKNLDPIEMYIQQPLPSTILVLLFTGKQLDKRTRFYKSATSSRDGYLLESVQLRDYEVPGWIVNYLAGRNLTIESRAAAMLAEYSGAELRKLTVQLDKILLNVGEGVTNITSEDVERDVGISRDYNVFELNGAISVKNREKAFKIVKHFALNEKQYPLVMILAGLFSHFSRLLKYHSIALTGNGRVSEFEAMKIGIYKFALREFETAAQNYPLKRCMSIMAIIRRYDQMGKSNERGEASDGELLQEMVARILV; from the coding sequence ATGGCAAAATCATCAGCACAATCTGTTTCAGATAGTTTCAGCAAGATATTGTCTGAAATAAAAGCGGGAAAGTTCAGATATTTCTATGTTCTCTCAGGGGATGAACCCTATTATGGAGATATCATATCAAAGGAGATAATGGACAGAGCACTTACTCCGGAAGAACAGGGATTTAATCAGCTTCTTCTTTACGGGAATGATACAGATTCCAGGCAGGTCGCAGAGGCTGCCAGAAGATACCCAATGATGGCACAAAGACAACTTGTTGTAGTACGCGAGGCTCAGCTACTTAAAAATCTTGACCCTATTGAGATGTATATCCAGCAGCCGCTTCCCTCAACTATTCTTGTGCTGCTGTTTACCGGCAAGCAACTTGATAAGAGAACCCGGTTTTATAAAAGCGCAACCTCTTCCAGAGATGGTTATCTGCTGGAGTCTGTTCAGCTGAGAGATTATGAGGTGCCCGGCTGGATAGTTAACTACCTGGCAGGGAGAAATCTGACAATAGAGAGCAGAGCTGCAGCCATGCTTGCAGAGTACAGCGGAGCTGAACTTAGAAAACTTACAGTACAACTGGACAAAATTTTGCTCAATGTTGGAGAAGGTGTTACCAATATTACTTCTGAAGATGTAGAAAGAGATGTTGGTATAAGCAGAGATTACAATGTGTTTGAACTTAACGGAGCCATATCTGTAAAGAACAGAGAGAAGGCATTTAAAATCGTCAAACACTTTGCGCTTAACGAAAAACAATACCCTCTTGTTATGATATTGGCAGGCCTATTCAGCCATTTCTCAAGATTGCTCAAATACCACTCTATTGCATTGACCGGAAACGGAAGAGTAAGTGAATTTGAGGCTATGAAAATTGGGATATACAAATTCGCTCTCAGAGAGTTTGAGACAGCCGCACAAAATTATCCGTTAAAAAGATGTATGTCAATAATGGCAATTATCAGGAGGTATGATCAAATGGGCAAAAGCAACGAAAGGGGGGAGGCTTCTGACGGTGAACTTCTTCAGGAGATGGTTGCCAGAATCCTTGTTTAA